ATTCGGGTGGAAAACAACCAGCGCCGCAGCAAACGCGTTCGCACCAATTTTTATATGAAGCTGAAGGGCGTGGACGTGCACGGCAAGTACTTTGAGGAAGTGGTACAGACCGCGAACATCAGCAAGACCGGCGCTCTGTTCGTCACTGAACGCGACCTCGAGGTAGGCACCAACGTGTTCCTGTCGATCCCGCTGCCGTCCACGGTGGTGCGGATCGAAAAGTTCGAGAATTCCCGAGAGAAGAAGTACGCAGTCTATTTCAAGCCGTATCAACCCGAGGAAGAAGAGAAGAAGTAACCGCCGACCCGCCGCGTGCGTAACATCCCGTATTAATCCATTGTGCGAGGAGAACCCAATGAATCCCACCCAACGCCTGCTATGCCTGGGGATCGCCATCCCCTTGCTCCTGCTGTTGTCCACAAGC
The genomic region above belongs to Acidobacteriota bacterium and contains:
- a CDS encoding PilZ domain-containing protein, whose product is MENNQRRSKRVRTNFYMKLKGVDVHGKYFEEVVQTANISKTGALFVTERDLEVGTNVFLSIPLPSTVVRIEKFENSREKKYAVYFKPYQPEEEEKK